In Acanthopagrus latus isolate v.2019 chromosome 6, fAcaLat1.1, whole genome shotgun sequence, the genomic window CTCACCCTCTGCTGCAGCGACATGTAGGGCTGTTCGAGAGTCGTAGTCTTTCAGGTCCATGTCCATGGATGAGAGAGCAAACCTGTAGGAATGAGGAAAAAGCACAGGTCCATATCTATTTTCATGCATgaagtaaaaaacaaagcacGTAAAGTGTCATTTTGCTCACATAGTAATGTAACTATAGATCTACTCCAGATCTATTCCAGAATTGCACTTACATTTGAGACGACTGACAAGCAGAAACTAGTATGAAAATTCTTCTTCTACATGGCAAAATTTGTATTAGCTCTCTAATTTTTTTGACTGAATATTTCAACTCAAGTGCTGGgacaaataaaaaggaaaaacctgatcaaactgataaaaaaaaatgcagatgctTCCATATGGTGCAAGAGGAGTCACTAAATGGACTGATAAAAATGACTCCATTACCATCATCAAGACACCGAAAATGGTATTCATCCCCCCAGCAGAGATCCAGAGACTTGGAAACTCTATGCTAAGCGGCATTGAAGCTGTTTGTTACACAGTAATGAGACACTTTatgtttgcatttcatttcatttgtattccatttgtatgtttttttttccaataccCAGGCTCGGTGTTAACATCCTGAAGGCCATCTCTGTtacacaggggaaaaaaaacaataatcaggTTTGCTGGTAAATGCTGTACCTTCTCAAGGCAGACACATCTCCACTGTAGGCGGCGAACATCAAATTGAAAACAGACTTGTTCTGCAATGACACGGGAGGAACATAAACATATaggcaggaaaagaaaaaaaaccatatTTTaagaaactacaaaaaaagaacaaactaagaaagcaaacaaacccTGTCGTCTCCATCCAGCCTGCGTGGGTCCTGCTTCTTCACAAAGTGCCTCAAGTTGTCATAATTGTGGAAGTTGAAAAGCGACACGAGCTCCTGAGGAAAAGATGCAGAATAAtagtgagaggaggaaaacactggAGGACATAtgcattatttatgtttcaggacaaagaaaactaaaacattttcactgggATGTAACATCAGAAGCTACTCAGAACAGGAGCTTTGAATTGATTGTATTGATTGTTTGAGCCTAAACTTTAAGGTTTCTGGTTTTAGAAGACAGCAATGAGACACTAACTTTAATCGATTTGTCTGACTAAGCAGGCCATCAGTTCTTTCTTCAGCCGATATAAGACAGCCATTCTCAATCATCGAGCTCTACAGTGCATCCCAGCAAGCCTCAGAGGCAGCAGTACTGCCAGTGgatatattaaaacatgttttgaatatacaggttttttttctatatCTAAATGTGCCCAAGAATTCactgaaatgtataaaaaaaaacatcaaattaaaatgcataatTTCAGTGACAAACATGGAGAGAAACATGTGTACTGCCACTGCTATCTGTTCCCTCAGAAGCCGTGACACAAAATGGATCAGTTTAAGAAATGTAGAGGTGATCTGGGAGACGGCCCGGTGCCAGTAATAGCTCTCAAGTGTGCGATGAGGAAAAATGACCCAGGATGCGTAAAATTTGGATTCATAATGGCAGGCAGGGATGCTGATTGCGGTGAAATCATCACAgcccagtttatttttttcccctttttgtcaTTCTATGTTctatttttcaaatgtatgtgGGTAAGTGGTCCTTAACAACTCGAAGTGCGCCTTAAggtatttgaaaatgtcacacttTGTCCCCTTCTAGTGTCAGGCTGAGCTGCATTACGGCATGGCTCAACAGCCCATCTGTGGATCTTTAAACTACATAATCAACTCCAAACTTGTGCAAAGATTACTGGTCAACCTGTGGCTCACTCTTTTTGAGCAACAGCATGCTCAAACAATGTCTCTTCTGACTCCTCGCATGCTCTAATCAGTGAATACCAACTTCTGCCCACAAATAGCTATTTGTGGGCAGAAGTTGGTATAGGTCTTACAGAGTCCCCCCATTTAAATGCAACTGAAGAATTATTTTTCTATGCTAACGACTAATTAAGATCCAAAGCTGAGGAtataatgtgatgtgttttatggCTATGGCTGTTTCAAATGCTTTGTATATCTATAGATATGGCATGTGTATCGTACTGTATgatattgtattgtgttgtattgtattgtattccATTGTACCATATCATATGTATCGTATCGTATAGTTTTGTATcgcattgtattgtattatattttgtCGCATTCTAGCATACTGTATCATATTGTGCTATAATAAATGACTTGTggcagaacatttaaaaaaaaaaaaaatgctatcaGCCTGATTTGATTCTATAAAATATCTGCACACATTTCAGCCTCTTCTCCTTTAACAGAAACAGTCCAAATGCAAAAGGCACAGAGGTAAACCTCGGTCTTGCCTCACAGAAGTGAATTCCACGGACGCTGTTTCCAACTCTGTCCAGTGGAGGAGACCAACACATCACTCCCATGACGTTGGGGATCACCAGTAGTATTGCACCAGACACCCCAGATTTGGCCGGCAAGCCCACCTGAGAGATGAGAGCAAGAGGATGTGGACTGAACATTAATTCATCTTTCAGTTAAATATCATTAGAGGGCTGGTGAGACGGTACAGCACTCACATGAAAAGCCATCTGACCAGAGAAGTCATACATGCCGCAGGAGTGCATGAGACTCAAAGTGTTCCGCACAGCCTCGGCACTCAGGACACGCTCGCCTGTGATTGGACAGATCCCTCCGTTGGCCAGGGTGGCAGCCATGATGCTTCCTGATTCGCAGGTCACCTCGAGGGAGCAAAGCTGTGACCAAAAGAGGGTCACAGTCAACACTACTGAAACAATTTTCACTACCGGCAAAGTCATGTGAGGCTACATAGTAGATTAATGATTGTTTAATGATTCTCTATGAAAAGCTCCGGTTATGGCGGAGCAGTTTACCTGGAAGTAGAAGTCCAGGGCGTCTATCATATCTGCTTCAGGAGGGAAACACTGGTGAATgaaatatgattattatgaCTATTTGATCGCTTCAAACCAGATGATTTCTCACCCAAAAAATAAAGGATAACTTGGCCAATTCATAAGGCTCTCTCGAATGGGCTCAGTTCTCCTTGAGGGACCCTGCCAGGGATTATTACCCTCACCAGCACAGCTCTCAGGGTCAAAAGGTCATGTGTATCCCCTCTGTCATAGTGTGGCAATGcacagaggagtgtgtgagagaggctgTGAAGAAGGAGTCTCAGTTTGACACAACGGATGTTGGTCGAGCAAAGTGACGATGATGGAAAAAAGGGATGGTTTAATACGATGATGTTTcatataaatcaaaaaaaagaacatttgcaaaaaaataagaataatcaTGAAACATTTCGAACAAACGAAACCAAACATAATCTAATGATATCATGGTCGAgcataaaatataataattaaaatgctCTTATCAGACAACAAGATCTCAGTAATAGCTAATCCTTTACCAATGTAAATGCTGTTTATGTGTAGAACTGAAACAATCAGTTAATCGATtcgtgaaaaaaaaggaaaataatcaacaacTTCTTTGATAATCGACTGATTGTTTAAGTAATTATTTCCCAGGTTTCACCTATTTTatatcacattaaaatgatataaactatatatttttttctttgtttctgatgTCTTATAGAGTAAATGATTCAtcaattaataatgaaaataaatggcagcgtaatcacaaaatgaaaacaaagaactTCAAAACCTGTGAATGCAAAACATTTGGATATAGGTCTGTAAATATTCATCTCAAACAGATGCACCAGAAACCAAAAAGCATTTCTAATCCCACATATTACAGCATTTTGTAACCGaccttcttctctttcatgtAGTATCCGATGGCAAAATTTCTGTCACCCGTTTCTTTTTCTGACTGGAACctgagacggacagacagaatGGGTCAATACTGAAGCATCAATAATGCAACAGGGCAGCGGAACGGGCAATTTGTGTGTGCAGAACATCGACATATTAACATAAAATACCCTGAAATGCGTTTGACAGTACACTCACGTGGCATTGTTGAATCCCACGTACTCCTGACCTGCCATCTTTTTCACAAACTCCATCACCTTGGAGAACAAAGAAAAGGTCAGATGTGTGAGATCATCATCAGTGTCATAATCTCTTAACAGAGGAGAATGACAGAAGAGGACCGGTCGACTTACATAGTCAAACTTCTCTGCCTTATTTGAACGAGGCTGAAAACAAAACGAGAGTCAGTTTAAGGCATATACATGTGCTGTTTGTAATgtccacacacatgcaaaaatcCAACATTCATATGACCTCAGTACTACTCATAGCACAGCGtgtaaaacaacacatgaatgTATTGCTGATTGTATCATTTCTCAGCTGGTGTGGCATGAAGAAAGACAGGCGGTGATCATAAACCACAGAGCTCAGGTTGCATTCAGGGAGTATCTCACAAATCAGCACGACAGACTCCAGTGAAAAAGACATTAGGCTGTTGATCCTGTTATATCTTATTTGAATCTGTAAAACAAGCTTTgaatatcttaaaaaaaatagtctCATTCAGTCAGGACAGataagatttttaaatgttttttaagacaTAATAATAAGTTATGGCTGCTCTTTTAATGACATTCTCCCCTAGTTTGAAAATCATCATCCCATCAACAAACTTGCGGTGTCCCAactcagggtctgcatcctttgaagggcgcatttgaaggccaattacatcacaaaGCCACGCTGAAGGCTGGCCCAACTTGAAGACTCAAATGCAccaaaacatctggtgacgcaaccaggaaatgctccaaaggctagaccgtcccatttaacaacggtcGACAAGGTCTGTCcaaaggactcgccttcaaaggATGCAACCCCTAAACTGGGACACAGCCACTGATTTTCtattcaacaaaaacaagatcaaTATATTTGCAGAATCAGTTTAAAGAGATGCCTCAATAACAGTTAGACAGTAAAAGACGCACCTGTTGAATAAACGTGTATGCAGcaatcagaattttttttttttcgcatgTTCAAATAACGTGACCTTTCAAAATCAAAGACTTTTGCCGACTATCAGGTGTGGAGTACAGCAGAGTTCATAAAATGCCCATAATCTCCATAACCAGTCAGATTCCTGTCATTCctgtccagtaacaaaacacttGAGCGGCTCCAAGGTACAAATAATAGTTCATAAAACAGTTACTAATTCACTGACTTTTTAATAAATGGACAATGATTTACTGCATGTGCTGACTGATCACTAACACAGAAGACTGTGCTGTACATTCCTGTTTACCTTGATAAGAGAGCTGATCACTATAGCTCCAGCGTTCACCATGGGGTTGTGAGGTTTATCTGAGAAAGAGGACAACGAGATAAGACACAGTTTTGACGTGAGATCATGCAACAAAAAGGCTCTATTTTACAGGGTGTTAATTATTTAGTTAGACGTATAATATCGGAGAACacaaaaccaaataaaacaacacagtgtgaCCATGAACGGACCTGCGAAACCAACATGGAGTACATATGATGAAACAATCCTCCAacagatacaaaataaaaagtgcatCATAATCAAGTCTAATATTAACTGAGAGTTCGTGAGTCAGGTCGTTTTTGGGAATACAAGAAGCTAGCTAGGACTGCAActgtcagttattttttatgattatttttgataaaaaatagaaaaaaaatgtaaatggtagttttttgtctgaccaacaaaGATATGATATTTAACCTGTAGTGacacacagaatattttttgcaatgaaaataagtatataaacagaaaatattagGAACTCTCAACTGTTgaattatttacatgaaaaatcAACTACCAAAATTGTTGACGATTAAGGTCCTGACGATCAAATACTCAATTTACTGCCTTGGCACTAAAATGATGTAAACAGTAGTCATTATTTTTCTAGTTAATAAGAAAACAATGTCCACAATTACATTTCTTGCTATATGAAGGCAgcggagaaaacaaaaacaactttaaaaagatACGATGTGTTGGACAGCTGGACAAAGACACTGATTCCATCCAGTGATTTATAACAATGATGCAGTGAGGAAATCGTCTCtcatggctgttttttttttttttccacacacctTCGTCATCGAGCGACAGCATGTTGAACTTGAGTCCGCTGGGCTCCATGCCGACATAACGGTGAACCATCTCCGTTCCCGCCTCGTGGACGGCGATGGCGTACTGAAGGGGCTTCACACAGGACTGCAGGCAGAACGGCTGTTTAGTGTCTCCAACAGAGTGCCTGAGAAGGAAGACAGGGCCGACATTTAAAACCAGAAGAATCTGGAAAATAACGCGTCTAGTCTCTCTGAACATAAAAAACCTTTTCAGTGTTAACTCAGCTCCAACACTGGGGCAGTTTGAGGGTAAGATGTCTCGCTGAGGGGCATTTCAATCTAAACTGCAACGAATGAaactttaatataaaatatatcaaCGTCACAAAACAGTCTCATTCAtctgcattcattcattacTTGCCACATATCACTGTTTCCTGGTACCAGTGAGGTCAAATCAATCTCAACGTTTAAGCCAACACGGATAAAAAAGTCTCATCATCTAGAATTCTGGAcagactccatctgctgaggcCGATTGTGTGACGTGTGAAATTCTCACCTCTGGCCATCCACTGTACACAAAGACACCCCCCACAGTTCTGGGCTGAACTTGGCCAGCTGGGGTATGTAGTCTGCAACCTACAGCCAGAAAACACgagagaacagaacagaacagaacagcaaCAGTCAGCTTAACTGTTTACcgtttgcatttttctgtcacagaattaattttcttttacttcacaaTAAGGAACAAGCAAACCACATCCACCTACCTTCCCCTCGCTTTGGGTTTGCACCCTCGTGTAGATTTCATTTATCTTCTGCGCGAACACGTCGAACTCCGGGATGATGAACTTCTTTCTGAAAGCCTGGATCAGCAGGACGACGTTTCCGCCGACAcacctgagaggaaaaaaacgaCACACCGGAGTGGTACTCCGGAACGTTTACTTGAACGATGACTGCTGtttttgccacatttctcaataCAAAGTTCATTTTTCAAACCACAGCCAGGACGCAGAGGTCAATGTGGACTCATTTCTGTGTCAAGTTTCATGGCTTTGACACCAGATGAATTAAATGACTACATGACTCTAAAAGGTCACAAACTTTCTCACTCATCACCAAGTTGCACGGAGTGTATCACTTTAATTTGAGACATAACGCACAACAAATGACTGCAAATTGCTGCATTTTGCTACTCTATCTTctataaaatgtgtaattttggGTGCTTTTAACGCACATTGCAGCATTTTTGACTGATTTCTTTGACATACACTTGAAGGCAGTACAGTCCATGCAGCAAATTTGCtattttggttttagttttatgacaaataaatgaataaataagatgaaactttaaacattttatagtGATAAATACTGCATATCATGCTTCCTGTTTATAGTGTGTATTAAGTCATTGTGGAGGTGATAAAGCGTTACTGTGGGCTGACAAGACTCAGTGCCTGGTAACAAGATCTGATCCGGAGATATGCATGCAAGCATTTGGCTGCACTTTAAGTGAGATGAACTGAGATTTACTGAGCTGGATGTCATTAAAGAGAACTGTGCAAACAGTTCTTAAGTAGGTAACTCAGTATGAGCAGCGTGTGCTACCAAAATACAGGAAAACACTCTGTGACAcagcacatgtttgtgtgtgtgcatgatgtgtgtgtgcatgacgtGAGGGCAGCAGCTGCTAGCTATCAGTCTGATCAACAGGCCTTTGCTTTCATCAGCATGACAGTAACTAAAGCTGACATGACCTGACACATGCTACACAACACTGACTCCCACACATGCAGGTTTGTGCTGACCAAACTAAATGAACATTTCACCACATTTAGCAACATTTATGACTCTGAAGATCTAACATGACTGATTAATGACTTTTCCAGTTAGCTTCAGTATCTATTAATCCAGAGAGACCAGAGTGATAAAAAGATTATGTTTCAGATTGATTACAGGTCCAAAATTACTGacctttaacacattttctgacatattaGAACTTCGTGTCATTACTCAGGTGACTCATGATAATCGCTGTCTGTAAAACTCAGTGATCTTACGTCTGCCATAAATTAAACATGTGTGTTGGAGACAAGTGAAGAACAAAGGaggagacaggcagagagacaatCACACAGCAGGTCACACATAACAAATCCTTAATTACGTTGGATTGTTGTGGCAAGGTCAGACTAAAAATAGCTTTGCTCTCATGCCTTCACCGGGCGgtgaatggaaaacaaaacaccaagaGACAGACAGCGCTCAGAAGTCTGTTTTGAAGGGCAGCACTCACGCAGacaatctaatctaatctattGTCTTATTTCCTGCCAACTATGTCATTACATCCATAATTCACGGGGCACTGTTGCTCATTAAAAAGTTGCGTCCCTCTGTTTGACTTGTTGATCTGCTGTATTAGATTCCATCAGTGTATGTAAAACTTTAAATTTTGCAGAGAATTCAGACATGGAAATAAAACCACAGCACATCAGGATCCTTTTTTTGGATCTGACCGCTTCCTATCTCTTGCACTTCAAATATAACGTATAATTTGTGTGTACACTACACACTGAACATGACATAAAGTGCATTTCCAAATAAATTGTGTCGCTAAAATAATCCCAGGCAGTGTTGTCATACTACACCATTAGTCTGTGAGTTTACTGATGGTTGGATTTGGTCCTAACCACTCGTCCATGTCCTCCATCGTCTCACCTGTGGAAAAGCTCTCTGTCCATCATCACCTCTCCAACGGACTCCGTGACAGCTCGTCGGAGCTTCTCCATGCAGTCCTTCAAACGAGGGTCTGACGGGTGAAGGCCAGTTTTCCTCAGGGCCTGCGAACAAATGGACGAGATGAAATCACCATAACGAGGCAGGAAGGAACAAAGGAATGaatgaaggaaggagggaaggaaggagggaaggatggaTCATTTAGCTACTTACCGAAGTAAAGTATGAAATGGGGACTTGCTCCTTTCCGTCTGTGATGGTGTAGAAAAGCATGTCTTCCACTCCAGATTTCAGAGGCTTTGAGATTCTGATCAAGGGAAGAGGAAGCGCTTAAAAACACTAATGTGATCATTCTTGTGTGATCATTCAATCATGCTAAATTGAGTACTCTATTAACTTCTTAATGGCCTATATGCTCTGATTTGTTCTCACcctgctgttttattgtttacaaACTCAACTGGCAACTGCTATTTTTGCATCAGgacctctgtctctgtttataGACATTGAAAAAAGCTGCATAGTGaacctttaactttaaataatttatcaatAAGTcgaaattacagaaaaaaaaacctatttaTTTTGAACTATGCATTTCAGGATCATTCCTGCTGAAATGCCCCATTAAGTAATTCTGCGGgatcttttattatttgtgttgaTTTCCctaatttctttatttctttgtctgttgGATAATAATTTGTTCTCTCTGATCTCAGGTCAGAGGGCCTATTGCCTCATTAAAGCCGACACATGCTGATAAATGACACCTGGCCCGATGTGACCAGCTATAACAGTTAATCATAGCTGAATTATCTTCCATTAAGTTTGTATATCATTTGCTCTTCACACCTCCTGTCCTGTCCACAGTTACTGTATATAGcacatttatctttattctCATAGTTTTTATTAGATTTGtattcaaattgtatttttattcctCACAGTATCTCTTTATTATTGTCTCTATTTTCGGAGATTTTCTGAGACTTTCTGCTGCTACGTATTTCactctgtactgctgtgttacctgtgaatttctcccaagatggatcaataaaggaacgtcttatcttatcttaatgTATGGTATAGCTATCTTGAAATGCATTGCTGGAATtgaataaagtacatttactgttaTTTCAATTACTGTGCTTAAgtacacaatatttttttctatataaaATAAGACAATTTATGAAGCCTGTAGACTAAAGAACAGTTGGCTCTAGAAGAAGTCATTAACTGATTGACTGGCAACTGTTTTGTTAATGATGCAATACTTAATCACTTTCCATGCACTTTTATAGTTCAGGTTCTTAAATGTGAGGGTTTCCAGTATGTGTCTGATActtgagatgaaaaaaaaaagtcattaaactGTGTGAATGACGCCCGAGTGTGAATCCAGATGTTGACAGCtgttcaccacacacacacacacacacacacacacacacacacacacacacacacacacacacacacacacacacacacacacactcacattttgaGATGGAAGTGGTCCAAGTGCGGTCGCTGGGACGCGGGGGTCGATCCTGCGCTCAGACAACATGCCGGCTGGAGGACGTGCAGCTTCTTCAGCGCCTCCGTGTTTTTGACGATCAGCTGGACGGGGTTTGACAGACGCAGCGCTCTCAGACAGTTCATGGCTGCGACACAAGTCAAGTCAACAACAAACACGCCGCGGTCGTCTGAGGTACGAATGTCGCCCCTCGCGCCCCTGTACGCTCCTGCAGATAACTGCGAGGTCACTGACTTTCTGATGACAGGGCTGGAAAGTTTTGCTGCCTTCACGTGTCATCGGgattttttttagtcttttggAATTACGCACATAAATTCACATAAAGTAGCCCCGCACTACTGAACTTAAccaaatatataaatagatataACGTTTGGCTTcaacacacatttgttgttAATAACCAAATGCACCCAAAAAGCCATAGGCTATCAGCCTAAATATGACTTTGGTAACAGTAAAAGTCACCATACAAATACTACTTGAGGAAAAATGTTAAAGTTATTTCAAAATCAGAATAAATGGAAGTAAATGTAGTATATTTTAACATCAAGAGtacaagtaaatgtaaattatagatatatttacacattaaagtccACCGATCTGTTCCGATATTCAGAATTTTGCTGATTATCTggatcagtgttttatttttgatgtgaTTGCCGATAAAATCCAgctgattaaattaaaaatgtgccactttgATGCACCatgaaatctgcaaaataactattAACACCAAATCAATCATCAATCGATCAAAtcaatgtatttatataaacaaaaatcacaatcaaTGTACAATATCTGTCCTTAGGCCCTCGACTCAAGTGAGGGAATTCTTGccatattgaaaaaaacaaacttggaaATTTTACGAGGGGCACCTGAAAGCATCACGGGGGGTTGCTTGTGATAAATGACAGGCAAGCCACCTGCTGAAACACGTGGCTGACAGATtcaacagccaatcaggaggCCAGAAACGTGTTTTGGAGCGCAGAGTTGTACCATGAGGACTGTGTCTGCGAGCGGATTTTGGATGTTTCCACAGTTCAGTGTAACGAATGAAACAGATGAGGGTCATAAACAGTAGTCAGCTATTGTGAAATCACACCATTACCTCATGTCTGTCTCTACGGTCCTCAGGGATGTTTAGGTCTGAGAAAGCTTCTCTGCTGCTAACAACACATAATCCCCAGCCAGCCAGGAATTTATTAGCCAGGAAATCTAGATTTTACACAGATGATTTACATGTGTGTATAATCCAAGTGTAGACAGAATTCTTTCTGATGTTTAGTTTTATAATAACAAACACTGATATATACACTATTTGAGGAAAATAGTGTCAATCAGTGACAATCAAAtacttttcttgtgttttttttttttctacgaCAACTATATGTGATTGTAAAACCACCTGGTTAGCACTGGTAATAGATTAACTACAGAGTCTCTTCAACACTGATTAATCTCCCAGTCATCCAGTTTAATCAATCATTCATTTGGTCCAAAtggtgcatttttcttttcacatttagCATTCTGTCTTCATCGTCTTGAATTTGAAATAATCCTGTTGATGACAGTTAGACCTTTACAGACATCACACAGGGCATTAATGAATGGCTAACAGAACAAGCAAAACTTTGCAATGAATACCAAAAAAAAGGGGTCATAGTTAGTCAAAGGATGGACAATCCTAAAATAAGCATTTATAAAAACTATTTAGTCTTGGCTGTAAATGGTTTTGCTGTGGACTTCGTGGCGTATGTGTTAATGAAAGGTGCAATAAGTAAGAATTTTTGgttgaaacattcaaaaatgaactaaaataaccaacaaaatgtgatgatatAATGCTGTAATGATGTCTACATGAggttgaagttagcatgctaaccagctagctctaGTCTATCTCAAACTTTAGCTCCCGTGCAAGCAGCATAAGCATCAACACTCCCCCCGATCCCTAAACTCACCGTCTGGACttctagctgcatggctaactgagctaaccagctaatggcagctgcaTGGAGCTATGCTATGCTTTGACAACTGGgcaattcttacattttgcacatttaacatCCTTTTTAACTGTACTGATATTAGCTGGCAGGAGACAATTATCAACAGGAACAGAATGCTTATTATTGTATGGATTAACTGTTACTTAATAACTGTATCTTTAATAATATATGAATTGTTAATATCTTCATAAACTATAAGATAGTGTAGAAATTGATACCTTAGataacataaacacatcagttcATGATGACTTTAGATGCTTAAATCTGCATTAATTCATTTAGACTTAGTGTGTGGTGTTACCACAAGGAGAAATTCACCAACATGTAAAGGTTTTACATATCTTCATACATCTTTGTTCATTGATGTGGCTACACATTGTTGTGACAGAGAGTGTTGTCATGTTTTAGtgatatttcttttatttgtggTCACAATAAGTTGACCTTTGAAATCTGAGGACTGTTTATTGATAGTAAAATCTTGTTTATTTAGCCTCTGAGGGTTAACAGCATTCGCCCCAAGGAACATAAATA contains:
- the LOC119021882 gene encoding glutaminase kidney isoform, mitochondrial-like: MNCLRALRLSNPVQLIVKNTEALKKLHVLQPACCLSAGSTPASQRPHLDHFHLKIISKPLKSGVEDMLFYTITDGKEQVPISYFTSALRKTGLHPSDPRLKDCMEKLRRAVTESVGEVMMDRELFHRCVGGNVVLLIQAFRKKFIIPEFDVFAQKINEIYTRVQTQSEGKVADYIPQLAKFSPELWGVSLCTVDGQRHSVGDTKQPFCLQSCVKPLQYAIAVHEAGTEMVHRYVGMEPSGLKFNMLSLDDEDKPHNPMVNAGAIVISSLIKPRSNKAEKFDYVMEFVKKMAGQEYVGFNNATFQSEKETGDRNFAIGYYMKEKKCFPPEADMIDALDFYFQLCSLEVTCESGSIMAATLANGGICPITGERVLSAEAVRNTLSLMHSCGMYDFSGQMAFHVGLPAKSGVSGAILLVIPNVMGVMCWSPPLDRVGNSVRGIHFCEELVSLFNFHNYDNLRHFVKKQDPRRLDGDDRNKSVFNLMFAAYSGDVSALRRFALSSMDMDLKDYDSRTALHVAAAEGHIDVVTFLTETCKVNPFVEDRWGNLPVDDATQFGHDDVVKVLKDYQQVCSQQETQHTQAEHSPKLDTIDGMV